DNA from Candidatus Poribacteria bacterium:
CTCAGGAACCATAATGGATACACATACCTCTCCAAACATTGTCTTTATCATGGCAGACGATATGGGATACGGCGATGTCGGCTGTTATAACCCCGATTCAAAGATTCCCACCCCGAATATGGATAAACTCGCAGAGGAAGGCATTCGCTTCACCGATGCACACTCCCCCTCCGCGGTCTGCACACCGACACGATACGGGGTCTTAACGGGACGCTACTGCTGGCGAAGTCGCCTCAAACACGGCGTGCTTTACGGATATGAGCCTCCCCTTATTGAACCTGAACGCTTGACAGTGCCCGGACTGCTGAAGGACGTGGGCTACAATACCGCATGCGTCGGTAAATGGCATTTAGGTCTCGGATTTTCGACGGTACCGGGATACGATTTCGATTTCAATGCACCGCTGCCGTGGCAGAACGCAGGACGTGAGTTGGAGGAACATATTGATTTCACCGCACCATTGACCGGTGGTCCAGTAGATATTGGTTTCGACTATTTTTACGGAAATTCCGGTTGCCCAACCTGCCAACCGCCTTATGGCTTCATTGAGAACGATACGTTTGTCGAGGTCCCAAGCGTCTATCATGAGGTGCCGGAGTTCACGAGCCGTCCGGGAATGATGACCCCAGGGTGGGAGCACAAAGACGCAGATCCCCTCATCGCGCAGAAGGCGGTTGAATATATTGAAGGACAAGCCGATGCGGACGCGCCTTTCTTCCTCTACCTGACCCCCTCAGCACCGCATGAACCTTGCACAGAGGCAGTTGTGCCAGACTTCGCACGCGGCAAGAGCAGTGCCGGTCCTCGCGGGGATTTGGTGTGGCTTGTCGATTGGATGGTAGGCGAAGTAATGGATGCTTTAGAACGCACCGGCAAAGCTGATGAGACACTCATCTTCGTCACGAGCGATAACGGCGCGCTGCCCGGCGACCGAATCCAAGCAGACAATAGCCCGATGCCATACCATCTCTACGACCACAAGTCGTGTGGTGACTGGCGTGGCTACAAGGCACATATCTGGGAAGGTGGACACCGCGAACCATTAATTGTACGTTGGCCCGGCATCATCGCACCGAATACCGAAACCGACGCGCTAACCTGTCTCACGGATCTGATGGCGACGTGCGCCGCTATTGTCAGCACCGAAGTCCCTGACGATGCAGGACAGGACAGTTGTAATATCTTACCCGCGTTGTTAGGTCAAAAGACAAAGAATCCTTTGCGAGAGGCTATCGTGCATCACTCCAGCACGGGCGTTTTTTCTATACGACACGGTGAATGGAAATTGATTTTGGGGACGCAAGGTTCAGGGGGCTGGCCCCCACCTCGTGATGGGGGTCCCAAACCGGATGTTCCGGGACAACTGTATCAAATCTATGAGGATCCGGGCGAAACGAACAATGTATGGGAAACGCATCCAGAGATCGT
Protein-coding regions in this window:
- a CDS encoding arylsulfatase, which translates into the protein MDTHTSPNIVFIMADDMGYGDVGCYNPDSKIPTPNMDKLAEEGIRFTDAHSPSAVCTPTRYGVLTGRYCWRSRLKHGVLYGYEPPLIEPERLTVPGLLKDVGYNTACVGKWHLGLGFSTVPGYDFDFNAPLPWQNAGRELEEHIDFTAPLTGGPVDIGFDYFYGNSGCPTCQPPYGFIENDTFVEVPSVYHEVPEFTSRPGMMTPGWEHKDADPLIAQKAVEYIEGQADADAPFFLYLTPSAPHEPCTEAVVPDFARGKSSAGPRGDLVWLVDWMVGEVMDALERTGKADETLIFVTSDNGALPGDRIQADNSPMPYHLYDHKSCGDWRGYKAHIWEGGHREPLIVRWPGIIAPNTETDALTCLTDLMATCAAIVSTEVPDDAGQDSCNILPALLGQKTKNPLREAIVHHSSTGVFSIRHGEWKLILGTQGSGGWPPPRDGGPKPDVPGQLYQIYEDPGETNNVWETHPEIVGCLTTLLERFKREGHSQM